The proteins below are encoded in one region of Hordeum vulgare subsp. vulgare chromosome 3H, MorexV3_pseudomolecules_assembly, whole genome shotgun sequence:
- the LOC123439151 gene encoding PR5-like receptor kinase isoform X2 yields the protein MAVVSATSALHLLPLLLLLLVITGEAATLGITNQCSYTVWPAVVPGGGRQLDPGEAWVLDVPAGNTSGRVWARTGCTFHGEGNVSSCQTGDCGGLLACTAYGRPPSTLGEFAFGGLNAVDSFDISFMDGFNVPMDFLPVPVQVQGRAGCVKGPRCPANITSQCPTELKAPGGCNSACRVLKQDKYCCTGSAAHNCSTTNYSVFFKKMCPDAYSYPKDDPSSTFSCPTGTNYQVVFCPLMNQAMSPPAESPVALPAPIGPTSMKPKSSTVTRVVTILAPVGSFILLTVVFLLAYFICKRRTHRQHEMEEEEEFGELQGTPIRFTYQQLKAATEQFADKLGEGGFGSVFKGKFGDEMIAVKRLDRAGQGKREFSAEVQTIGRIHHINLVSLIGFCAEKSYRLLVYEYMHKGSLDRWIYCRHDNDAPPLDWSIRCKIITHIAKGLSYLHEECTKRIAHLDVKPQNILLDDEFNAKLSDFGLCKLIDRDMSQVVTRMRGTPGYLAPEWLTSQITEKADVYSFGVVVMEVISGRKNLDTSRSEESIHLITLLEEKVKNDHLVDLIDRNSNDMQAHKQDAIQMMKLAMWCLQIDCQRRPKMSEVVKVLEGAMSADNNIDHNFVVARNVISSVPPLSSHVSGPN from the exons ATGGCAGTGGTGAGTGCCACTTCggctctccacctcctgcctctcctcctcctcc TCCTCGTTATCACGGGCGAGGCCGCCACACTAGGAATCACCAACCAATGCTCCTACACCGTGTGGCCGGCCGTCGTGCCGGGAGGTGGCCGGCAGCTCGATCCAGGGGAGGCATGGGTGCTGGACGTCCCCGCCGGCAACACATCCGGCCGCGTCTGGGCACGGACGGGCTGCACGTTCCATGGCGAAGGTAACGTGTCGTCGTGCCAAACTGGTGACTGCGGCGGCTTGCTCGCCTGCACAGCCTATGGCCGGCCGCCCAGCACGCTCGGTGAGTTCGCGTTTGGCGGCCTCAACGCCGTGGATTCCTTCGACATCTCCTTCATGGACGGCTTCAACGTGCCCATGGACTTCCTGCCGGTGCCGGTTCAGGTTCAAGGAAGGGCAGGGTGCGTCAAGGGGCCGCGCTGTCCAGCCAACATCACATCGCAGTGCCCAACAGAGCTGAAGGCTCCGGGGGGTTGTAACAGTGCATGCAGGGTGTTGAAGCAGGACAAATACTGCTGTACCGGGAGCGCGGCACACAATTGCAGCACCACCAACTACTCGGTCTTCTTTAAGAAGATGTGCCCAGATGCCTACAGCTACCCCAAGGATGATCCCAGCAGCACTTTCAGTTGCCCGACGGGCACCAACTACCAGGTCGTCTTTTGTCCCCTGATGAATCAAGCAATGTCGCCTCCAGCTGAAAGTCCCGTGGCTCTGCCTGCGCCTATTGGGCCAACAAGCATGAAACCAAAATCCTCCACTGTAACAAGAGTTGTGACAATTCTAGCTCCTGTAGGCAGCTTCATTTTGCttaccgtcgtcttcctcctcgcctacTTTATATGTAAGCGGAGAACACATAGACAAcatgagatggaggaggaggaagagtttgGGGAGCTACAAGGAACACCAATCAGGTTCACATATCAACAGCTAAAAGCAGCAACCGAGCAATTTGCAGACAAGCTAGGGGAAGGAGGATTTGGGTCTGTTTTCAAGGGAAAATTTGGGGATGAAATGATTGCAGTAAAACGTTTGGATCGAGCTGGTCAGGGCAAAAGAGAATTTTCTGCAGAGGTTCAGACAATTGGCAGGATTCATCATATTAATCTGGTGAGTTTGATTGGTTTCTGTGCAGAGAAATCCTATAGGCTCCTGGTGTATGAGTATATGCACAAAGGATCCTTGGATAGATGGATCTATTGTCGACATGACAACGATGCTCCTCCTTTGGATTGGAGCATCCGGTGCAAAATTATCACTCACATAGCTAAGGGTCTCTCTTATCTTCACGAGGAGTGCACAAAACGGATTGCTCATTTGGATGTCAAACCACAAAACATCCTCTTAGATGATGAATTCAATGCTAAACTTTCTGATTTTGGACTATGCAAGCTCATTGATAGGGATATGAGCCAGGTGGTTACTAGAATGAGAGGCACACCTGGATATTTAGCTCCTGAATGGTTAACATCGCAAATCACAGAAAAGGCTGACGTCTACAGCTTTGGTGTTGTGGTCATGGAAGTCATCAGCGGAAGAAAGAACCTCGACACTTCCCGGTCAGAAGAGAGCATCCATCTTATTACCCTATTGGAGGAAAAGGTTAAAAACGACCACTTGGTAGATTTGATTGACAGGAACAGCAACGACATGCAAGCACATAAGCAGGATGCAATTCAGATGATGAAGCTCGCGATGTGGTGTTTGCAGATTGATTGCCAAAGAAGGCCTAAAATGTCTGAGGTGGTCAAGGTCTTGGAAGGTGCCATGAGTGCAGACAACAATATTGATCATAACTTTGTTGTTGCTAGGAATGTGATCTCCTCAGTTCCACCTCTATCTTCACATGTATCGGGGCCCAACTGA
- the LOC123439151 gene encoding PR5-like receptor kinase isoform X1 → MGAASALFLFVLVITGEAATLGITNQCSYTVWPAVVPGGGRQLDPGEAWVLDVPAGNTSGRVWARTGCTFHGEGNVSSCQTGDCGGLLACTAYGRPPSTLGEFAFGGLNAVDSFDISFMDGFNVPMDFLPVPVQVQGRAGCVKGPRCPANITSQCPTELKAPGGCNSACRVLKQDKYCCTGSAAHNCSTTNYSVFFKKMCPDAYSYPKDDPSSTFSCPTGTNYQVVFCPLMNQAMSPPAESPVALPAPIGPTSMKPKSSTVTRVVTILAPVGSFILLTVVFLLAYFICKRRTHRQHEMEEEEEFGELQGTPIRFTYQQLKAATEQFADKLGEGGFGSVFKGKFGDEMIAVKRLDRAGQGKREFSAEVQTIGRIHHINLVSLIGFCAEKSYRLLVYEYMHKGSLDRWIYCRHDNDAPPLDWSIRCKIITHIAKGLSYLHEECTKRIAHLDVKPQNILLDDEFNAKLSDFGLCKLIDRDMSQVVTRMRGTPGYLAPEWLTSQITEKADVYSFGVVVMEVISGRKNLDTSRSEESIHLITLLEEKVKNDHLVDLIDRNSNDMQAHKQDAIQMMKLAMWCLQIDCQRRPKMSEVVKVLEGAMSADNNIDHNFVVARNVISSVPPLSSHVSGPN, encoded by the coding sequence ATGGGCGCCGCTTCCGCTCTCTTCCTCTTCGTCCTCGTTATCACGGGCGAGGCCGCCACACTAGGAATCACCAACCAATGCTCCTACACCGTGTGGCCGGCCGTCGTGCCGGGAGGTGGCCGGCAGCTCGATCCAGGGGAGGCATGGGTGCTGGACGTCCCCGCCGGCAACACATCCGGCCGCGTCTGGGCACGGACGGGCTGCACGTTCCATGGCGAAGGTAACGTGTCGTCGTGCCAAACTGGTGACTGCGGCGGCTTGCTCGCCTGCACAGCCTATGGCCGGCCGCCCAGCACGCTCGGTGAGTTCGCGTTTGGCGGCCTCAACGCCGTGGATTCCTTCGACATCTCCTTCATGGACGGCTTCAACGTGCCCATGGACTTCCTGCCGGTGCCGGTTCAGGTTCAAGGAAGGGCAGGGTGCGTCAAGGGGCCGCGCTGTCCAGCCAACATCACATCGCAGTGCCCAACAGAGCTGAAGGCTCCGGGGGGTTGTAACAGTGCATGCAGGGTGTTGAAGCAGGACAAATACTGCTGTACCGGGAGCGCGGCACACAATTGCAGCACCACCAACTACTCGGTCTTCTTTAAGAAGATGTGCCCAGATGCCTACAGCTACCCCAAGGATGATCCCAGCAGCACTTTCAGTTGCCCGACGGGCACCAACTACCAGGTCGTCTTTTGTCCCCTGATGAATCAAGCAATGTCGCCTCCAGCTGAAAGTCCCGTGGCTCTGCCTGCGCCTATTGGGCCAACAAGCATGAAACCAAAATCCTCCACTGTAACAAGAGTTGTGACAATTCTAGCTCCTGTAGGCAGCTTCATTTTGCttaccgtcgtcttcctcctcgcctacTTTATATGTAAGCGGAGAACACATAGACAAcatgagatggaggaggaggaagagtttgGGGAGCTACAAGGAACACCAATCAGGTTCACATATCAACAGCTAAAAGCAGCAACCGAGCAATTTGCAGACAAGCTAGGGGAAGGAGGATTTGGGTCTGTTTTCAAGGGAAAATTTGGGGATGAAATGATTGCAGTAAAACGTTTGGATCGAGCTGGTCAGGGCAAAAGAGAATTTTCTGCAGAGGTTCAGACAATTGGCAGGATTCATCATATTAATCTGGTGAGTTTGATTGGTTTCTGTGCAGAGAAATCCTATAGGCTCCTGGTGTATGAGTATATGCACAAAGGATCCTTGGATAGATGGATCTATTGTCGACATGACAACGATGCTCCTCCTTTGGATTGGAGCATCCGGTGCAAAATTATCACTCACATAGCTAAGGGTCTCTCTTATCTTCACGAGGAGTGCACAAAACGGATTGCTCATTTGGATGTCAAACCACAAAACATCCTCTTAGATGATGAATTCAATGCTAAACTTTCTGATTTTGGACTATGCAAGCTCATTGATAGGGATATGAGCCAGGTGGTTACTAGAATGAGAGGCACACCTGGATATTTAGCTCCTGAATGGTTAACATCGCAAATCACAGAAAAGGCTGACGTCTACAGCTTTGGTGTTGTGGTCATGGAAGTCATCAGCGGAAGAAAGAACCTCGACACTTCCCGGTCAGAAGAGAGCATCCATCTTATTACCCTATTGGAGGAAAAGGTTAAAAACGACCACTTGGTAGATTTGATTGACAGGAACAGCAACGACATGCAAGCACATAAGCAGGATGCAATTCAGATGATGAAGCTCGCGATGTGGTGTTTGCAGATTGATTGCCAAAGAAGGCCTAAAATGTCTGAGGTGGTCAAGGTCTTGGAAGGTGCCATGAGTGCAGACAACAATATTGATCATAACTTTGTTGTTGCTAGGAATGTGATCTCCTCAGTTCCACCTCTATCTTCACATGTATCGGGGCCCAACTGA